In the genome of Streptomyces violaceoruber, the window ACGCCTTCCTGCGCGACTTCGACCGCGCCTGGGCCGCCGCCGCGCCCTACGCCTCCTACGGCGCGCGGCAGCGCTGGATGCGGGCGGTGCGGGACCTGACGGCCGACTGGCCGGTGACGGACGGGCCGGTGCGGTGGCGGCAGGGCGAAGTGACGGTGCGGTGGGAGGCGTTGGCGCCCCGCGGGTGAGCCCACGGCGCGGACGGTGCGAGCGGGGCGGGCGGGGCGAGCGGGGCCGAGCGGAGGCCGCGGCCGGGAACGATCTCCCTGCGGCGTTCGTCACACCCCGAGGGGAAGCAGGAGGAAAGCACGGCCTCTGTCGCTTTTCGCGCCGGCATGGCACGATCCCCCGAGCGAGCTATGTTACTGACGGTTAATCAGGTTGGGGGCGAGGTATGCGTACGGGGAAGCGTGTCCTGACGACGACTGCCGTGACCGTGGTCTGCGCGATCACCGTGCTGGCGGCGCCGGGGACGGCGTTCGCGGACCCGGGCCCCTCGGCCTCGTCCTCGCCGTCGCAGTCGCCGGGCACTCCCGGCGCCTCCGCCACCCCGTCCGCCCCCGCCGCCCCGTCAGCCCCGCCCGGCAAGGGCAAGGACCTGGAAGCCGTACGCGAGAAGCTCGACGGGCTCTACCGCGCGGCGGCCTCGGCCACGGAGGAGTACAACGCCGCCGAGGAGAAGGCCGAGAAGCAGAACGCCGAGATCGTCGAGCTGGCCAAGAAGATCGTCAAGGGTCAGGAGAAGCTGGACGGCCTCAAGGACCGCGCGGGAGCCGCGGCCCGCTCCCAGTACCGCACCGGCGGCCTGCCCGACGGGGCGAAGCTCATCCTGAGCGACGACCCGGAGGACTTCCTCGACGGCACCGGCCGGGTGATCCAGGGCCAGCGCGCCACCAAGGGCCTGCTCGGCGAGCTGACCCGCGCCCAGCGGGACCTGAAGGCCTACGCGGCGGACGCCTCCGCCCGCTTCAAGGAGCTGGAGGCGAACCGCAAGGCCAAGGCCACCGCCCAGAAGAAGATCGAGAAGCAGATCGCGGCGGCCGAGAAGCTGGAGTCCGAGCTGGAGAAGGAGGAGAAGGAACGCCTCGCCCGGCTGGAGCGGGAGGCGCAGGCCAAGGCGCAGACCGCCTGGCTCGACTCCGGCATCCTGAAGGACCTCGACACCGGGGCGACCGAGCGGGGCCGCAAGGCGGTCGAGTACGCCACCGCCCAGATCGGCAAGCCGTACCAGTGGGGCGCCGAGGGCCCGAAGTCCTACGACTGCTCCGGTCTGACCTCGCAGGCCTGGGTGGCGGCCGGACAGACGATCCCGCGCACCTCGCAGCAGCAGTGGAAGCAGCTCAGGCACGTCGCCGTCGAGGACATGCGCCCCGGCGACCTGATCATCTACTTCGACGACGCCAGCCACGTCGGCATGTACGTCGGCGACGGCTCCATGGTGCACGCCCCGCGCCCGGGGCGCTCGATCACCGTCGCGGGCGCGGGCTCGATGCCGATCCTCGGCGTGGTCCGCCCGGACACGGCCCCGGAGCGGACTTCCACCCCCAAGGAGTGACGCGGGCCACGCGACCGGCGCCGGGCGCGTGAGAAGGACCACGTGACCCAGTCCACGCCCGGCACCCGCCCCCGCGTGACCTTCGTCATCCCCGTACCCGGGCCGACGTGTCCAACTGCGGGGGAAAACGCGGCATATGACAGTGGCCCTCGGCCGCCCGACGTGTTCTGGACCATTCCGCAGCGGCGCCGTCACCCGCTATGGTCCCCGTCGGTGGGTCGAGGTCCCTCGCCCCGCCATGCCCTCGGGGGGAGGGAAGGAACCCAAGACGATGCCCGTACCCGTACCGCGGCAGAGGGCGATCCCGGCCGTGGAGTGTGGTCAGGCGCCCGCCGCGTCCCCGGACAGCGGCCCTTCCAAGGAACAGGCCCCGCCCGGGACGCACCAGGCCGAGAACGCCGCCACCCGGCGAGAGAACACCCGAGAGAACCCCACGGAGAAGCGCGAGAAGCCCACGGACACCAGCACGGAGACCAGCACCGGCACGAGCACCGGCACCGGCACCGACCGGACCCCGGCGCCCGGCGTCCGGGCCGAGAGCGCGGCTCCCACGAACCTGACGGTGCTGCTGATCGAGGACGATCCGGCCGGCTCGCCGATCGTGCCGGACCTGCTCGACCAGTCCGGCAAGCCGATCCGCGTCCGCACCGCGCGCAACCTCACCGAGGCCGGGCGGCTGCTGACCGACGACGTCCACTGCATCCTGCTGGACCTCGCCCTGTCGGCCCCCGCCCCGGCCCGCACGAACACCGACGGCGGTGGCAGCGGCAACGGCGGCGACGCGGAGGGCGACGACGAGCTGGCGGTGCTCCGGCACGTCCTGGAGCTGGCGCCCCGGCACGCCGTGCTCGCCCTCACCTCCTCCAGCGACGCCGAGCGCGGCGCCGAGGCGGTGGCGGTCGGCGCGCAGGACTACCTGTTCCGCGACGAGCTGGACGGCCGCCTGCTGAGCCGGGCGATCCGCTACGCCGTCGAGCGCAAGCGGTCCGACTCGGCGGAGCGGCGGCTGGCCGAGGGCAGGCTGCGGGCGCAGGAGAACCGCCGTCTGGAGCGCGGCCTGCTGCCGACCCCGCTGCTGGCCGGCTCCCCGCTGCGCTTCGCCGCCCGCTACCGCCCGGGCCGCTCGCGCGCGCTGCTGGGCGGCGACTTCTACGACGTCGTGCGCACCCCGGACGGCACCGTGCACGCCATGATCGGCGACGTCTGCGGGCACGGCCCGGACGAGGCGGCGCTCGGCGTGGAGCTGCGGATCGCCTGGCGGGCGCTGACGCTGGCGGGGCTGTGCGGCGACGAGCTGCTCGGCACGCTCCAGCAGGTGCTGGAGCACGAGCGCTCGGACGACGAGATCTTCGCGACGCTGTGCGCCGTGGACATCACCCCGGACGGCCGCCGCGCGGGCCTGTGCCTGGCCGGGCACCCGTCCCCGCTGCTCAGCCGCCCGGGCATGCCCGCACGGCTGCTGCCCTACGACAACAACGGCCCGGCGCTGGGGCTGCTGCCGGGCGCCCGCTGGCCGCGGATGCAGGTGGAGCTGGGCGCCGAGTGGAGCCTGATGCTGTACACCGACGGCCTGATCGAGGGCCACGTCGGCGGAGGCCGGGAGCGGCTCGGCCAGGACGGCATGGTGGAGCTGGTGCGGCGTCAGCGCGCCGAGGGTCTGACCGGCGAGGAGCTGCTGCGGGCGACCGTCAACGAGGTCCGCGAACTCAACGGCGGCGA includes:
- a CDS encoding C40 family peptidase, with product MRTGKRVLTTTAVTVVCAITVLAAPGTAFADPGPSASSSPSQSPGTPGASATPSAPAAPSAPPGKGKDLEAVREKLDGLYRAAASATEEYNAAEEKAEKQNAEIVELAKKIVKGQEKLDGLKDRAGAAARSQYRTGGLPDGAKLILSDDPEDFLDGTGRVIQGQRATKGLLGELTRAQRDLKAYAADASARFKELEANRKAKATAQKKIEKQIAAAEKLESELEKEEKERLARLEREAQAKAQTAWLDSGILKDLDTGATERGRKAVEYATAQIGKPYQWGAEGPKSYDCSGLTSQAWVAAGQTIPRTSQQQWKQLRHVAVEDMRPGDLIIYFDDASHVGMYVGDGSMVHAPRPGRSITVAGAGSMPILGVVRPDTAPERTSTPKE
- a CDS encoding PP2C family protein-serine/threonine phosphatase, giving the protein MPVPVPRQRAIPAVECGQAPAASPDSGPSKEQAPPGTHQAENAATRRENTRENPTEKREKPTDTSTETSTGTSTGTGTDRTPAPGVRAESAAPTNLTVLLIEDDPAGSPIVPDLLDQSGKPIRVRTARNLTEAGRLLTDDVHCILLDLALSAPAPARTNTDGGGSGNGGDAEGDDELAVLRHVLELAPRHAVLALTSSSDAERGAEAVAVGAQDYLFRDELDGRLLSRAIRYAVERKRSDSAERRLAEGRLRAQENRRLERGLLPTPLLAGSPLRFAARYRPGRSRALLGGDFYDVVRTPDGTVHAMIGDVCGHGPDEAALGVELRIAWRALTLAGLCGDELLGTLQQVLEHERSDDEIFATLCAVDITPDGRRAGLCLAGHPSPLLSRPGMPARLLPYDNNGPALGLLPGARWPRMQVELGAEWSLMLYTDGLIEGHVGGGRERLGQDGMVELVRRQRAEGLTGEELLRATVNEVRELNGGELADDLAVVLLDRTA